The Anastrepha ludens isolate Willacy chromosome X, idAnaLude1.1, whole genome shotgun sequence genome includes a window with the following:
- the LOC128870233 gene encoding uncharacterized protein LOC128870233, whose protein sequence is MSLGSPSELPAYSDLVSFLEKRILGLEAVGAAAKNKSKDFSQKSPHNQAVRSHQTSFGSCCSGKHTLMYCPDFRKKTSSAKLDLVHKAKLCKNCLKLGHTLDECSSTYTCQRCMQKHHTLLHDSLSTQPNKVATHHTRSDYLIQTPNTNDLTSVLLATAVIGIRSPTGHELQLRALLDNGSQASFISEFAVQQLHLRRARLQVPITGIGGCRVGESNGVVHFSLHSLTEPEFNVDCSALVLPRLGHLMPLKRVDPKPYSEFLDLPLADPNFFEPGSIDVIIGADLYGLLLRNDIKRSAINKVTAQNTHLGWVIYGRLPHTSTLLRATTFCATATTELNNLVQQLWKFNECEDVEGSSSMTQDEIYCEKLFERTVCRDLSGRYHVQYPFKESCDLAALCDSKSDALRLFAYQQARLQNNATRNEMYTAFMAEY, encoded by the coding sequence ATGAGTCTTGGTAGTCCAAGTGAACTGCCTGCTTACAGCGATTTAGTCTCGTTTCTAGAAAAACGCATTCTTGGATTGGAAGCAGTGGGGGCAGCTGCCAAGAATAAATCGAaagatttttcacaaaaatcaccaCACAATCAAGCTGTGCGAAGTCATCAAACGAGCTTTGGCTCATGCTGTTCGGGTAAGCATACGCTCATGTACTGCCCGGATTTCCGCAAGAAAACATCTTCAGCAAAATTAGATCTGGTTCATAAggcaaaactttgcaaaaattgtCTAAAACTAGGCCACACTCTTGACGAGTGCTCATCTACTTATACATGCCAAAGGTGCATGCAAAAACATCATACACTGTTGCATGACAGTCTTTCTACGCAACCCAACAAGGTTGCTACTCATCATACGCGTTCCGATTATTTAATACAGACACCAAACACAAATGATCTCACATCTGTTCTGCTTGCAACTGCGGTTATTGGAATACGCTCTCCCACAGGGCATGAACTCCAACTGCGGGCGCTTCTGGACAATGGATCACAGGCATCTTTCATCAGCGAGTTTGCAGTTCAACAACTACACCTTCGCAGAGCCCGTCTTCAAGTACCCATCACCGGTATAGGCGGCTGCCGTGTAGGTGAGTCTAATGGCGTAGTTCATTTCTCATTACATTCACTTACAGAACCCGAGTTCAACGTCGATTGTTCGGCTCTGGTCCTGCCCCGCTTGGGACATCTCATGCCGTTAAAACGTGTCGATCCAAAACCATATTCGGAATTTCTCGATCTGCCATTAGCCGATCCAAACTTCTTCGAACCAGGGTCTATTGATGTCATCATCGGCGCAGACCTCTACGGTCTCCTTTTGCGCAACGACATCAAACGCTCTGCCATCAACAAAGTTACCGCACAGAATACTCACTTAGGATGGGTAATCTACGGGCGTCTGCCCCACACATCTACACTACTCCGGGCCACCACGTTTTGCGCTACAGCCACTACTGAGCTCAACAATTTGGTTCAGCAACTGTGGAAGTTCAATGAATGTGAGGACGTGGAAGGCTCATCCTCAATGACGCAAGACGAAATTTACTGCGAGAAGCTATTTGAGCGTACAGTGTGTCGCGATCTTTCCGGGCGCTATCACGTTCAATATCCCTTTAAGGAGTCCTGTGACCTTGCCGCTCTATGCGATTCTAAATCAGATGCCCTTCGACTATTCGCATACCAACAAGCGCGCCTTCAAAACAATGCCACACGGAATGAAATGTATACAGCGTTTATGGCTGAGTACTGA
- the LOC128870234 gene encoding uncharacterized protein LOC128870234 produces MEPVPSDDFAHPVCYIPHHGVYKKGSTTTKLRTVFNASRKYKGGVSLNDCLHVGPKLQSDLSSIILKWRMHRVAFIADIEKCYRQILVSRPDADMQRIVWCDEQGKPAIYRLLTVTYGLNCSPYLTIKVLHTLATDEEHDFPAASKILTESFYMDDCLHGAATVEDALNIQRQLQQLLQRGGFNLRKWMSNSTEFMRHLIGYKTNVTPIIGDITKRQQLSDVAKIYDPPGLLAPVVVKGKAICQQLWLSGVDWDDPIPDPLQQEWRRFRDEMPQIRELKVPRWVGAEPSVSSYQLHVFSDASTVAYAAVAYLRVETSGNDVKISILTAKTKVAPLKKITIPCLELNAALLAAKVAAKVLSTLQLPAIRLYCWSDSKTTLSWIRSNPGKHKQYISNRVTQIQELTPINAWKYVPTTTNPANIASRGIFPSQLAGLSLWWRGPPWLNRHSSTWPEQHNGSTDPDEELVLSLVTIPEESKPTMLTTLLQKYSNLNKLLAVTSWCQRFHAALMKRPHETTLWCTVTERTAALQFWIRYVQQIHFANEISCLRSGKPICQKSKLLKLNPVLDDDGILRLNGRLKNANMPFYEQFPCLLPKQDPLCTLLISQAHDYTLHGGVQSTLNFTRRRYWIIDARSSIRRFIHRCIKCFRHRGVRSTQIMGSLPTHRCNAAKHFSHCGLDYGGPYQIRSAKGRGYHSYKGYVALFVCFSTRAIHLELVSDLSTAAFLAALRRFFAHRGYSSDIYSDCATTFVGADAELKADLASFRQQLEAAARYVPTWGVTWHFIPPGSPNFGGIWEAGIKSMKHHLKRIIGSAKLTFEEFYTLLKQVEAVLNSRPISALTEDATDLAALTPGHFLVGGPLVATPEPSLLDVNPNRLKRWKQLQQMQQHFWARWSCEYLRELQVRRKWHQTSTNLSPGDLVLIRDERAPDTQWTLGRIIDVHPGTDDVVRVATIRTPTSIIKRAISKLVLLPMEDT; encoded by the exons ATGGAGCCAGTCCCATCTGACGATTTTGCGCATCCAGTATGTTACATTCCTCATCATGGTGTGTACAAAAAAGGTAGCACTACGACGAAGCTTCGCACTGTATTTAATGCTTCAAGGAAATACAAAGGTGGCGTTTCTCTAAACGACTGTCTTCATGTTGGACCCAAGCTGCAGAGCGACTTAAGCTCCATCATTTTAAAATGGCGAATGCATCGAGTTGCGTTCATAGCGgacattgaaaaatgttatcgCCAGATTTTAGTCAGCAGACCTGATGCTGATATGCAGCGGATTGTCTGGTGTGACGAGCAGGGCAAGCCAGCCATTTACCGGTTGCTCACTGTAACTTACGGCTTAAATTGCTCGCCCTATCTCACCATTAAGGTTCTGCACACGCTTGCTACGGATGAAGAACACGATTTTCCTGCAGCATCAAAAATATTAACGGAGTCGTTTTACATGGATGATTGCCTGCATGGTGCCGCAACCGTGGAAGACGCTCTGAATATTCAACGCCAGCTACAACAGCTTTTGCAGCGCGGCGGATTCAACCTTCGGAAGTGGATGTCCAACTCTACTGAATTTATGCGCCATCT CATCGGTTACAAGACAAACGTAACACCTATCATTGGAGACATCACAAAGAGGCAGCAATTGTCCGATGTGGCCAAAATCTATGACCCGCCGGGTCTACTAGCACCTGTCGTAGTTAAAGGTAAAGCTATTTGTCAGCAGCTGTGGTTATCGGGTGTCGATTGGGACGATCCCATTCCTGATCCACTTCAACAAGAATGGCGACGCTTTAGAGACGAAATGCCTCAAATCAGAGAACTCAAAGTGCCCAGGTGGGTTGGAGCTGAGCCCAGTGTATCCAGTTACCAACTGCATGTATTTTCTGATGCCTCTACTGTGGCATATGCTGCTGTCGCGTACCTTCGTGTGGAAACTTCAGGTAATgatgtaaaaatatcaattctAACCGCTAAGACTAAGGTGGCACCACTGAAGAAGATAACCATCCCGTGTTTGGAGCTAAATGCTGCTCTACTCGCAGCGAAAGTAGCCGCTAAAGTGCTGTCAACACTGCAACTACCAGCGATTCGACTTTACTGTTGGTCGGATTCCAAAACCACGCTCAGCTGGATTCGATCAAATCCTGGTAAACACAAGCAATACATCAGCAATCGTGTAACTCAAATCCAAGAGTTAACACCAATCAACGCTTGGAAGTATGTACCTACTACAACGAACCCAGCCAACATTGCATCCCGGGGTATTTTCCCGTCTCAGCTCGCAGGGTTGTCGCTATGGTGGCGGGGACCTCCGTGGCTAAATCGTCACTCAAGCACCTGGCCTGAACAACACAACGGTTCGACAGATCCAGACGAAGAATTAGTTCTCTCCCTAGTGACGATTCCGGAAGAGTCCAAACCAACCATGCTCACGACATTGCTTCAAAAATACTCGAATCTCAACAAGCTATTGGCAGTCACATCTTGGTGTCAGCGTTTCCATGCCGCACTGATGAAGCGACCCCATGAAACAACTCTATGGTGCACTGTGACCGAAAGAACCGCGGCCTTGCAATTCTGGATAAGGTACGTTCAGCAGATTCATTTCGCTAATGAGATCTCCTGTCTTCGTTCTGGCAAACCGATTTGCCAGAAGAGCAAGCTCCTCAAATTGAACCCAGTTTTGGATGACGATGGTATTTTGCGTTTAAACGGGCGGTTGAAGAACGCAAACATGCCTTTCTATGAACAGTTTCCATGCTTGTTACCGAAACAGGATCCTCTGTGCACGTTACTGATCAGTCAAGCGCATGACTATACGTTGCATGGCGGCGTTCAATCGACTCTCAACTTTACAAGAAGAAGATACTGGATTATTGACGCTCGTTCGTCAATCAGACGATTCATTCATCGTTGTATAAAATGTTTTCGTCACCGAGGTGTTCGCTCGACCCAAATCATGGGAAGTCTTCCCACGCATCGCTGCAACGCAGCAAAACATTTTAGTCATTGTGGTCTCGATTACGGTGGACCGTACCAAATTCGCAGCGCGAAAGGCAGAGGCTATCACAGCTACAAGGGCTATGTTGCCCTATTCGTATGCTTCAGCACCCGAGCAATTCATCTGGAGCTGGTTAGCGACTTGAGCACTGCAGCGTTTCTTGCAGCCCTTCGAAGATTCTTTGCACACCGTGGATACAGTTCGGACATATACAGCGACTGTGCTACAACGTTCGTAGGAGCCGATGCGGAACTAAAAGCAGATCTGGCCAGCTTTCGACAACAGCTTGAGGCGGCAGCACGGTACGTGCCAACTTGGGGAGTAACATGGCATTTCATACCACCTGGATCTCCAAATTTCGGAGGCATCTGGGAGGCGGGTATAAAAAGCATGAAACATCATTTAAAGCGCATAATTGGCAGCGCGAAGCTAACATTTGAAGAATTTTATACTCTTTTAAAGCAAGTGGAAGCAGTGCTTAACTCGAGGCCGATCTCGGCACTAACAGAAGACGCAACGGACTTAGCTGCGTTGACCCCTGGCCATTTTTTGGTGGGCGGTCCGTTAGTCGCTACTCCCGAACCAAGTTTACTTGATGTTAATCCAAATCGACTCAAAAGGTGGAAACAGCTTCAACAAATGCAACAACACTTCTGGGCCCGATGGAGTTGTGAGTACTTGCGAGAACTACAAGTAAGACGCAAATGGCATCAAACTAGCACCAATCTATCACCCGGAGACTTGGTCTTAATACGCGACGAGCGCGCTCCTGACACTCAGTGGACGTTGGGTCGTATAATAGACGTGCATCCAGGAACTGACGACGTTGTCAGAGTGGCAACCATTCGTACGCCAACTTCCATTATCAAGCGAGCCATATCAAAGTTAGTACTGCTGCCTATGGAGGACACCTGA